A window of Procambarus clarkii isolate CNS0578487 chromosome 69, FALCON_Pclarkii_2.0, whole genome shotgun sequence contains these coding sequences:
- the LOC138355851 gene encoding ribosome-binding protein 1-like: MYEASNKSSRLADVVNARMRRGYKYIWQFGFYRDLDKQCEAARLTVRPLKEPRLTERPLKDPRLTGRPLKEPRLTGRPLKDPRLTGRPLKEPRLTGRPLKEPRLTGRPLKEPRLTVRPLKELRLTGRPLKEPRLTGRTLKEPMLTGRPLKEPRLTGRPLKEPRLTKRPLKEPRLTVRPLKELRLTGRPMKELRLTVRPLKELRLTVRPLKELRLTGRPLKEPRLTGRTLKEPRLTERPLKDPRLTGRPLKEPRLTRRPLKDPKAHRTTPEETKTHRTTPEGTKTHRTTPEGTKAHRTNPEGTKTHRTTPEGTKAHRTSPEGTKVHGTTPEGTKTHGTTPEGTKAHRTSPEGTKTHRTTPEGTKAHRTTPEGTKTHRTTPEGTKVHGTTTEGTKVHGTTPEGTKVHGTTTEGTKVHGTTTEGTKVHGTTPEGTKTHRTTPEGTKVHGTTPEGTKVHGTTPEGTKTHRMTPEGTKVHGTTTEGTKVHGTTTEGTKVHGTTTEGTKVHGTTTEGTKVHGTNPEGTKTHRTTPEGTKVHGTTPEGTKVHGTTPEGTKTHRTTPEGTKVHRTTPEGTKTHRTTPEGTKVHRTTPEGTKAHRTTPEGTKAHRTTPEGTKVHRTTPEGTKTHRTSPEGTKVHRTTPEGTKTHRTTPEGSKTHRTSRVSESTCVRLRDPWVHEPKTYRDLITILL, translated from the coding sequence CAGTGCGAGGCAGCAAGGCTCACAGTACGACCCCTGAAGGAACCAAGACTCACGGAACGACCCCTGAAGGACCCAAGGCTCACAGGACGACCTCTGAAGGAACCTAGACTCACAGGACGACCCCTGAAGGACCCAAGGCTCACAGGACGGCCCCTGAAGGAACCAAGGCTCACAGGACGACCCCTGAAGGAACCAAGGCTCACAGGACGACCCCTGAAGGAACCAAGGCTCACAGTACGACCCCTGAAGGAATTAAGGCTCACAGGACGACCCCTGAAGGAACCAAGGCTCACAGGACGAACTCTGAAGGAACCAATGCTCACAGGACGACCCCTGAAGGAACCAAGGCTCACAGGACGACCCCTGAAGGAACCAAGGCTCACAAAACGACCCCTGAAGGAACCAAGGCTCACAGTACGACCCCTGAAGGAATTAAGGCTCACAGGACGACCCATGAAGGAATTAAGGCTCACAGTACGACCCCTGAAGGAATTAAGGCTCACAGTACGACCCCTGAAGGAATTAAGGCTCACAGGACGACCCCTGAAGGAACCAAGACTCACAGGACGAACTCTGAAGGAACCAAGGCTCACGGAACGACCCCTGAAGGACCCAAGGCTCACAGGACGACCCCTGAAGGAACCAAGACTCACAAGACGACCCCTGAAGGACCCCAAGGCTCACAGGACGACCCCTGAAGAAACCAAGACTCACAGGACGACCCCTGAAGGAACCAAGACTCACAGGACGACCCCTGAAGGAACCAAGGCTCACAGGACGAACCCTGAAGGAACCAAGACTCATAGGACGACCCCTGAAGGAACCAAGGCTCACAGGACGAGCCCTGAAGGAACCAAGGTTCACGGGACGACCCCTGAAGGAACCAAGACTCACGGGACGACCCCTGAAGGAACCAAGGCTCACAGGACGAGCCCTGAAGGAACCAAGACTCACAGGACGACCCCTGAAGGAACCAAGGCTCACAGGACGACCCCTGAAGGAACCAAGACTCACAGGACGACCCCTGAAGGAACCAAGGTTCACGGGACGACCACTGAAGGAACCAAGGTTCACGGGACGACCCCTGAAGGAACCAAGGTTCACGGGACGACCACTGAAGGAACCAAGGTTCACGGGACGACCACTGAAGGAACCAAGGTTCACGGGACGACCCCTGAAGGAACCAAGACTCACAGGACGACCCCTGAAGGAACCAAGGTTCACGGGACGACCCCTGAAGGAACCAAGGTTCACGGGACGACCCCTGAAGGAACCAAGACTCACAGGATGACCCCTGAAGGAACCAAGGTTCACGGGACGACCACTGAAGGAACCAAGGTTCACGGGACGACCACTGAAGGAACCAAGGTTCACGGGACGACCACTGAAGGAACCAAGGTTCACGGGACGACCACTGAAGGAACCAAGGTTCACGGGACGAACCCTGAAGGAACCAAGACTCACAGGACGACCCCTGAAGGAACCAAGGTTCACGGGACGACCCCTGAAGGAACCAAGGTTCACGGGACGACCCCTGAAGGAACCAAGACTCACAGGACGACCCCTGAAGGAACCAAGGTTCACAGGACGACCCCTGAAGGAACCAAGACTCACAGAACGACCCCTGAAGGAACCAAGGTTCACAGGACGACCCCTGAAGGAACCAAGGCTCACAGGACGACCCCTGAAGGAACCAAGGCTCACAGGACGACCCCTGAAGGAACCAAGGTTCACAGGACGACCCCTGAAGGAACCAAGACTCACAGGACGAGCCCTGAAGGAACCAAGGTTCACAGGACGACCCCTGAAGGAACCAAGACTCACAGGACGACCCCTGAAGGAAGCAAGACTCACAGGACGAGCCGTGTATCCGAGAGTACATGCGTCAGACTACGTGACCCCTGGGTACATGAGCCAAAGACCTATAGAGACCTTATCACAATCCTCTTATGA